In the Pongo abelii isolate AG06213 chromosome 2, NHGRI_mPonAbe1-v2.0_pri, whole genome shotgun sequence genome, CTTATTCCCACTGGACTGAACATTTAATAGTTTATATTATACTCAGCTAAATTTCAATATATCTACCACCCCCACTTTTACCTAGTACTTTTATCAAAATGATTGTTTGTACTTGAATttgatatgtttatttaaaagctttttaatGTCATTTAACGAATAGTCATTAAAATGTTCTGTCATCcaaataaaaaaacagttttaaagcaGTATATATGTCTACTGCTTCTTCCCTTTAAAGAAAAGATTCGCAGATTTTATCTTGCATTTTAAATTAAGCCTCCACATGTCTTGGATATGCTGATGGTCAAACTATGAAACCTGTAACTAAAGAACACGTGCTAAAAGGATCATAGAGCATGTTATCCTTACATAACACACTTAGAGGCATGTAACATACTTTGACGCATGTATCATTACAGCctcaaacaccaccaccaccacaacaaaaccACCACTCCAGAATGAAAATACTGGTATATTTGTATAATGCAAAGAGAAATACAGATATAAATCCTCAAAACGGAAGgtacattaataaaaatgtagcatTATAAGCCAAAAATATTATATAGTACTTGCAGAATTTAGTCTTTCAGTTTAACATTATAATGTCtaacaaagaaatattatttaaattatagttctcattattaatttaaaacaacCATCAGTAGAACAGCACAGCTTAACCTAGCAAACATTTTAAGGAAATGCTTTGTTTCCTAGAAGGAGGAtatcattatattccattcatttatacCATGAACAACAGAAGAACAATTTTCAAAGTGGAAATTATTTTCATAAGACAGAATAAAACTGGGCTTCTCAAAGCACAAGCCATTtccataaaattaattttttattggcaaaaaatacttaaaacaacTTTGATGTAGTACTCTGCTTCTCAGAGCCCTCCCAATCCTCGAACCACAATCTGTACACACGAACACATGCAATACTGTATTTTTCTCCACATCATTACTAACCAAAACACTTTACTCTTTCAAAACTTACAACTTGACAGAAATGTTTCCATTCAAGATTGCTATAATACAGAGAGCAGTTGTCACTGACGTGGTTTTTAGCAGCAGAAAGTAAACCGGGAACCAAATCTTACTTGTTActtactgctttaaaaaaatgactgCCTTGCTACTGATCTCCATCTCTGCTCTTTAAGTTCAATATCAACACTGACACTTTGAAAGAACCGGCGCAGCACAAGGACCCTGCAGCCGGCAATTCAGAGGGCATTTCAGACAACTTCCCCCCCGCCCGCCGCCCACTTTCTCCTGCTTCCAACAGAAGATCCTCAAGAAATCTAACTTGTGAAGAAGTCCCCCTAGGTTCCTCTACTTCACTGCAAAATGTAATGCCACTTGAGGTTGTCAAAAATAGCTTCTGTAGAAAACTGGCCATGGTCTTTAGGAAACGTTGCATGAAGAAAATTAGTACAgcctttatagaaaaagaaaaaaaggaaccacACATGGAATAAAAGACGtcagtactggtacaaaaagacTGCAGGGCCTATTGTCAGGAAGAAAGTCGAGTTAGGAGGACGAATGTGCGGAGCTGGAGTGGGCTGAGCATCCTACTcctcacccaccccaccccaccccaccccacccccaacggAGTCAGTACAATCCAAGTGTCTGTCCACTTCGAGTCATTTTGAAGGCAGCTTAGAAAATTAAACAGGGGCCAGAAGGAAAAGATACAACGTCACCGTCCAAGCCAAAGGGAAAGGCTGGGTTGGGGGTCTATGTGGCGGGGCCTCCCTCATAAACCAATGCCTTTCAGGTCGCAGGGATGGGTCGCCTGGGTGGTCCGGGGGCTCTGGCAGCAAGGGAACTGGGCCCTGAAGCAGTCCCTCAGCTCCCTGTTGAAGAGGAAGCACACGACGGGGTTGATGCCGGCCTGCGCGAAGGTCAGCCACACGGAGGCCGTCAGGTAGGCCTGGGGGACGGCGCCGGGCCGCACCAGGACCCGCAGGTAGCTGGCCACGACGTAGGGCCCCCAGAGGAGCAGGAAGAGCAGCGTGACGGCGTAGAACATCTTGCACAGCCTCTTCTCCGTCTTGAATTCTTCCAGCACGAGGAGGCGGCGCGCGCCGCGGCCCGGCCCCGCGGGCCGGATGCCCACAAGCGCGGGCGGCGTGGGCCCGCGGCCGAAGCCCGCCGTCCAGTTGGCGGCCGCCTGGCCGGTGGCGCCCGGGCCGTGGAAGGTCCAGTCGTGGCTGACGGCGGGCACCAGGCGCGCGGGCCGCATCTTGCGGCGGTCGTGGATGAAGAAGAGCAGGCGGAGGTAGACGAGGTGcgtggcgcccaccaccacggccagcagcagcaggaagccCAGCGCGCCGGGGGCGCCGTCGGGCCGCTGCTCCAGGGCGCACGGCGCGTCCTCGTCGTCGCCGCCGCCGTCCAGCACGGGCGGGAAGGCCGCGGCCAGCGCCAGCGCCCAGGCGGCGCACACCAGCATGGCGGCGCACGGCCAGCCGGCCAGGCGCTCTGCATAGAAGCGGTGGTGAGCGATGGCCAGGTAGCGGGTGACGCCCACGCCCAGCAGCAGGAAGGCGGCGTGGAAGCAGAAGAGCGCGGCCAGGAAGGCGAGCAGCTTGCAGCCCAGCGCGCCCGGCGGCGCCCCCGCCGCGGCCGCCGCACGCCGCGCCGCCAGCATGACGGCCGGGAGGCAGGCGAGCGCGCGCAGCCCGTCGGCCAGGCACAGGTCGAGCAGCAGGTAGTACGGGGCGCGGTGCAGGCTGCGCTCCCGCACGATCAGCAGCGCGAACAGCACGTTGCCCGCTAGGCTCACGCACAGCAGCAGGCTGAGCGTGGCCAGCTTAAGGCCCAGGGCGGCCGcctcgccgccgccgctgccaccCGGCTCGCTCGCGTTCGCCATCGCGGCCTCACCAGGCCGTGCGCTCCGCCCCGGGGCCGTCCCCTGCCTCGCCGCTCCCGCAGGCCGCCCGGCCCGAGCTCCGCCGCCCTGCCGGCCCTGGGCGAGCTCCCCGTCCTGCGGGGCTCAGCCCGCTCCCGGCCGGCCCCTCCTGGGCTCCCCGAGCCGCCGCTGCGCCGCCGCCGCCATCTCAGGAATGGTGCGCGCAGGAGGAGGCGGCCACTCCCTGCGCCCTAGGCGCCGCGGGCTTCACTGCGGACAGGGCCTCGCCACCGCCCGCAGCCCCCCGCATCCTCCTCCGTCTCCTCCTACTCCTCCGCTGCTGCCGCCGCGCCTCTTGGCTCTGCCCCCCGCCGGgcccgccgccgctgccgccgccgccgctgccgccgccgccgccgccgccgcggagCCCCCTCCCCTCCGCCGGAGCGCGCAGCGCGGCCGCCGCCGCCAGCCCCGCCGAGGCATCCCGCACCGCCTGGGCCCGGCTGGGCTGGGGGCACCTCCGCAGCAGCCGCGGGGTCGGGAGGCGGCCgggagggaggcagggcccaGGACGCAAGGTGGCGACAAGTCGCGTTTGGCCCCAGGTAACGGGGGTCCGGCGGCGGCGCCCGCGCTGGGGTCACGGTGGCCGTGCGCGGGGGAGGTTGCCTGGGCTGGCAGGGTCGGGAGGCCTCAGAGGGGACAGGAATATCTGGAATGAGCCTTCTGCCCGAAAGCTAGGAGTAATTTACGATAGTAATAGTCATCGTAATCCTAAAACCGCTGATACTCAGGTGCGCACTGATGTGGGTGGCAGTGTGCTGGGAGCTTGGCAAGCATTATCTCCCTCAACAGTAATCACGAAGTTGTTTCCATCCTTAATCCCACTTTATacctcaggaagcagaggcttgGAGGTCAAGGGAGTTGAGAGCCAGGAAGTAgcggagctgggattcaaatttcGCTTGGTCTGATTTCCAGTGCTGGACTCACAGCGACTCTGCAGCATCCCCTGCTCGCTAACTCATCAGTGATCCCGGTGAAGGACCTATATCAGGGAAAAGAAATGCAGCATTTCATGTTTAAGTGATTTGGAAGGTGAACCCTATGCCACCTTCCTCCCATGATATCTACTTTCTGGGTAAGCCTGAAAGGGCAGCCCCTGTTGTGATTCTCAGACACACCGCATTTGTCTCGCAGGACCTTGCACGTGCTGGTACCTCTGCCTGGACCAGCTCCACAACAGGCTCCCTCTCCGTAGGGCCTCCTTCTGACCCGTCTGTCTTACTCTGTATCCCTGCCCTCTAGTGATTTCCTTCTTAGCACTTATAATTTATCATTatatactttcatttcttttttaaaaatcatgctctTCTAACTAGTCTCTAAGCTCTTTGAAGGCAAGGGATCATGCCTGGTTTTTGGTACCACTGTATCCCCAGTGCTTAGCATGGTAAAGCCAGAATTAAGCAACGCATTGTTTCTCACCCAgactcatattttttttcttctgtgcagAAAATTATTTATTGCCTACTGATTACATGCAAGGCAGGCACCTTGATGGGCATTTTCAGGATATTGCAAGATCATAGAGGGCCTTAATGATCAGGCTAAGAAGTCGAAACTTTAGTCTGCAGGCAGTCAGGAGCCCTTGAAAGCTTTTGAGAAGGGGAGCGACATGACTAGGTGTGCTCCAGGAACATTATTCTGGCAGCAGTATTGAGGAGGGATGACAGAGCAGAACGGTAAACCTAGTCCAGAGCCTCAAACTTTACTATGTGCAGAAATCACTGGGGACCctgttaaaatgaagattctgatttagtagttCTGGAATGGGGCCAGAggttctgcatttccaacaagctcctGGGTGAGACTAATGCTGTTGGTCTGCTGACCTTCCTTTGAATAGTAAGGCCCTTGGGGACAGTTtggatatattttttttaaatctaagtgATTTTTCAAGAAAATCAACTATTGAGCACCTGACTTGGGACTCCTAAGTGGCCAGCAGCAAGTGGCTGACCAGGCACATCTGTAAATGTATGTtgatagaaaatagattttggaggGTGTATGGGTTAGGAATTGCAGTTTGATACTAGTAGCAAAAAACGTGTACATGAGTTTATTTTCCTCATGAAAGAAGAAGTCTGGAGGTCAGTAGTTGCTGACATTGATTTATTGGCTCAAGGACTGAATCTCTGGAAGTCTTTTAGCCCTTCCCTCATGATCACAGTAGGCTGCCGACACCCTGACCATCATTTCTTCATTCtaggcagaaagaagaaaagggaaagagcaGAAATATTCCAGCCATCTAAGTAGGAAGAGCTTTCTAGAAGCCCTACATTATAAACAAACACTTAAACATATCATTGGCTATCATTTGAGAGTGAGCACTTGAGCAAGGGAGGGTAGGAAATGGTTTCCTATTTCTTTGTTTAAAGTTAGACCCATGGCTGTAGAGAATTCGATCCTGCCTTGCTGTGGCCCTTAGCGCTTGGGCTGCCTCTGCCCAGAGGAGGGAATGCCTTCTTAATAACCCACACAAATTTACCAACTCTGGTTGCTTTATGGTAATACTAATGGCAGCCACCTTTTACTGAGCACTTGCTGTATGCCAAGCATTGTGCTAAATTCTTGACATGTGTTATTTAATGTAATCATTGTAATGGCCAGATGTAGTATGTGCTGTTACTGTCTTCATTTTGCAGAGGAGGCAGAGGGGTTAATTTGTTCACTCTTTCACCACTTACACTTATTTTACACTTACTTTCAAGTAAGTGTAAGAGCTGGAAgtctgactttatttattttgagacagggtctcactctgtcacctaggctggagtcagtggcatcatcatggctcactgcagcctcaacctcccaggctcaggcagtcctcctacctcagcctcctgagtagctgggaccacaggcttataccaccacaccccgctaatttttttaaaattatttgtagaggccaggtgcggtggctcacgcctgtaatcccagcactttgggaggccgaggtgggtggatcatgaggtcaggagatcgagactatcctggctaacacggtgaaaccccatctctattaaaatacaaaaaattagctgggcatggtggcaggcgcctgtagtcccagctactcaggaggctgaggcaggagaatggcatgaacctgggaggcggagcttgcagtgagccgaaatcgtgccactgcacttcagcctgggcaacagagcgagactccgtctcaaaaaaaaaaaaaaaaaaaacaattatttgtagagatggggtctccctatgtttcccaggctggtctagaactcctgggctcaagtgatcctcccacctcagccttcc is a window encoding:
- the GPR27 gene encoding probable G-protein coupled receptor 27 is translated as MANASEPGGSGGGEAAALGLKLATLSLLLCVSLAGNVLFALLIVRERSLHRAPYYLLLDLCLADGLRALACLPAVMLAARRAAAAAGAPPGALGCKLLAFLAALFCFHAAFLLLGVGVTRYLAIAHHRFYAERLAGWPCAAMLVCAAWALALAAAFPPVLDGGGDDEDAPCALEQRPDGAPGALGFLLLLAVVVGATHLVYLRLLFFIHDRRKMRPARLVPAVSHDWTFHGPGATGQAAANWTAGFGRGPTPPALVGIRPAGPGRGARRLLVLEEFKTEKRLCKMFYAVTLLFLLLWGPYVVASYLRVLVRPGAVPQAYLTASVWLTFAQAGINPVVCFLFNRELRDCFRAQFPCCQSPRTTQATHPCDLKGIGL